The Streptococcus gwangjuense nucleotide sequence ACGACCACCGCGGCCGTAGCCACCCTGACGACGTTTCAAATCCTCATTGATGTCCTCAGCTGTCAAAGGAAGTCCAGCTGGAATTCCTTCAATGATAGCCGTCAGACGGGGTCCGTGTGATTCTCCTGCAGTTAAATATCTCATACACTCTCCTTATTTTACCAAGTAGTCTTTCATCTCTTCCAGAGAAACTGGATGAATGGTCGCTGAACCAAGCTCTGGCACTAAGACCAATTTCAAGGTATTGCCACGCGCTTTCTTGTCATGAGTCAAAGCCTGATAAAGCTTGTCAACATTCCAGTTTTCATAGTCAACAGGCAAGCCAAATTTCTGACACATAGCTGTGATGGACTGGGTTATTCCAGCTGGCATGAGGCCTTTTTCCTCAGCAACCTTGGCAATCTGTACCATTCCCATGGCCACAGCCTCGCCATGCATGACCTTTCCATACCCGGCAGTCGCTTCAATAGCATGGCCAATAGTGTGGCCAAAATTGAGGTAAAGGCGAACACCATTGTCCAACTCATCCTCAACTACCATCTTACGCTTGACCTGGCAAGAATGTTCAATCAAGGTCTCAGCATGTTCCAGAATACTCTCTACAGAACCATCCAGCTCTGTCAAGAGAGCCCACAGTTCTGGATCCTCAATCAAGCCATACTTGATAACCTCACCCATCCCTTCAATCAACTCTCTTTTACCGAGCGTTTCAAGGACAAGCGGGTCAATCAGAACCCCATCTGGTTGGGCAAAGGTTCCCACCATATTTTTAGCAAATGGAGTGTTGACACCTGTCTTTCCGCCGATAGACGAATCCACCTGGGCTGTCAAACTAGTCGGAATCTGAACAAAGTGGATTCCCCTCATATAGGTGGAGGCTACAAAACCAGCCAAGTCCCCAACGACACCCCCTCCGAGAGCCACGATTCCATCGCTACGAGTCAGACCTTGCTTGACTAAAAATTCATAGACTTTCTGAACAGTTGTCAAATTTTTCCGTTCTTCACCTTCTAAAAAGTCAAAAACGGCTACCTGAAAACCAGCATCTTCTAGGCTGAGTTTGACCTTCTCCGCATAAAGAGAGGCTACATGGTTATCTGTCACAATGACTACCTTTTGTGGTTGCCAGAGTTCTCGCAACCATTGACCAGCCTGAGCCAGACAGCCTTTTTCAATTTGAATATCATAAGGATGATGAGGAATATCGATTCTGATTTTCATAGGAGAATCTCCTTTTCTTTATTGGTATTTTTCTGTTAAGGACTGCCAAATCTCTTCCGTCGGCATCTCCTTTCCTGTCCACAGTTGAAAAGCTTCTGCAGCTTGATAGAGCAACATTCCCAGACCATTGAACGCTGGATTGCCCTGACTTCTAGCCCATTTCAAAAATGGTGTTTCAAAGGGTTGGTAAATGATATCTGCTACTAAAAGAGTTTCTGATAGGACAATGTTTTCAGGAACTGGAGATGATTGACCATCCATCCCTACACTTGTCGCATTGACTAGTAAGTCCGACTCAGCAATCCTTACTTGC carries:
- the aroB gene encoding 3-dehydroquinate synthase, with the translated sequence MKIRIDIPHHPYDIQIEKGCLAQAGQWLRELWQPQKVVIVTDNHVASLYAEKVKLSLEDAGFQVAVFDFLEGEERKNLTTVQKVYEFLVKQGLTRSDGIVALGGGVVGDLAGFVASTYMRGIHFVQIPTSLTAQVDSSIGGKTGVNTPFAKNMVGTFAQPDGVLIDPLVLETLGKRELIEGMGEVIKYGLIEDPELWALLTELDGSVESILEHAETLIEHSCQVKRKMVVEDELDNGVRLYLNFGHTIGHAIEATAGYGKVMHGEAVAMGMVQIAKVAEEKGLMPAGITQSITAMCQKFGLPVDYENWNVDKLYQALTHDKKARGNTLKLVLVPELGSATIHPVSLEEMKDYLVK